The proteins below are encoded in one region of Pseudomonas entomophila L48:
- a CDS encoding FAD-binding and (Fe-S)-binding domain-containing protein, whose product MSLPAAFLRDAERLIPAERRFDDPTSTLAFGTDASFYRLIPKLVVRVESEDEVVALLQLAQRERVPVTFRAAGTSLSGQAISDSVLIVLGDNWNGREIRGQGTQIRLQPGVIGAQANAWLAPFGRKIGPDPASINACKIGGIVANNASGMCCGTAQNTYHTLAGLRLVLADGTRLDSEDPASVAAFEQSHAGLLHELARLGRETRANLELADRIRHKYRLKNTTGLSLNALVDYDQPLDILQHLLVGSEGTLGFISAVTYDTVPDHPHKASALLVFPSVESCCRAVTLLKPQPVSAVELLDRRSLRSVQDMPGMPAWVKGLSANACALLIESRAASQSLLHEQLDQVMASIAEFPLEQKVAFSEDPTVYNQLWKIRKDTFPAVGAVRQTGTTVIIEDVTFPVEQLAEGVNRLIQLFDKHRYDEAIIFGHALEGNLHFVFTQGFNSAEEVARYQAFMDDVAQLVAVEFGGSLKAEHGTGRNMAPFVELEWGKDAYQLMWQLKRLLDPNGILNPDVVLSSDPDIHLKNLKPLPAADEIVDKCIECGFCEPVCPSKGLTLSPRQRIVMWRDIQAKKRAGADTRELLRTYQYQGLDTCAATGLCAQRCPVGINTGELVKKLRGQAAEHGKAADWLAEHFHTTLRGARFTLAAANGARKLLGAPRMSRLSASLSKASKGRLPQWTPAMPQPLRAIEFSAPSHDARPRVVYLAACVSRVMGPAYADREQSSLLDKTRALLEKAGYQVVFPDNADSLCCGQPFASKGYPEQAEHKRQELITALLHASRGGLDPIYCDTSPCTLRLVQDLGETRLDLYDPVRFIRTHLVDKLEFTPQDEPVAVHVTCSTQHLGESQALIDLARRCSKQVVIPEGIHCCGFAGDKGFTTPELNAHSLRTLKDAVQYCSEGISTSRTCEIGLSSHSGIDYHGLVYLVDRVTRARAI is encoded by the coding sequence ATGAGCCTGCCCGCCGCGTTCCTGCGTGATGCCGAGCGCCTGATCCCCGCCGAACGCCGCTTCGACGACCCGACCTCGACCCTGGCCTTTGGCACCGACGCCAGTTTCTACCGGCTGATCCCCAAGCTGGTGGTGCGGGTGGAGTCCGAGGACGAAGTGGTCGCCCTGCTGCAGCTGGCCCAGCGCGAACGCGTGCCAGTGACCTTCCGCGCCGCCGGCACCAGCCTGTCGGGCCAGGCCATCAGCGACTCGGTGCTGATCGTGCTCGGTGACAACTGGAATGGCCGCGAGATCCGCGGCCAGGGCACGCAGATCCGCCTGCAACCCGGCGTGATCGGCGCCCAGGCCAACGCCTGGCTCGCCCCCTTCGGGCGCAAGATCGGCCCGGACCCTGCCTCGATCAACGCCTGCAAGATCGGCGGCATCGTCGCCAACAACGCCAGCGGCATGTGCTGCGGCACCGCGCAAAACACCTACCACACCCTCGCCGGCCTGCGCCTGGTGCTAGCCGACGGCACCCGCCTGGACAGCGAAGACCCAGCCAGCGTCGCCGCGTTCGAGCAAAGCCACGCCGGCCTGCTGCACGAACTGGCCCGCCTTGGCCGCGAGACCCGCGCCAACCTTGAGCTGGCCGACCGTATCCGACACAAGTACCGACTGAAGAACACCACCGGTCTGTCACTCAACGCACTGGTGGACTACGACCAGCCACTCGACATCCTGCAGCATCTGCTGGTCGGCTCCGAAGGCACCCTCGGCTTCATCAGCGCCGTCACCTACGACACCGTGCCCGACCACCCGCACAAGGCCAGCGCGCTGCTGGTATTCCCCAGCGTGGAAAGCTGCTGCCGGGCGGTGACCCTGCTCAAACCGCAGCCGGTGTCCGCCGTGGAGCTGCTCGACCGCCGCAGCCTGCGCTCGGTGCAGGACATGCCCGGCATGCCGGCCTGGGTGAAAGGCCTCTCGGCCAACGCCTGCGCCCTGCTGATCGAGTCCCGCGCCGCCAGCCAGAGCCTGCTGCACGAACAGCTCGACCAGGTGATGGCGTCCATCGCCGAGTTCCCGCTGGAGCAGAAAGTCGCCTTCAGCGAAGACCCGACGGTGTACAACCAGCTGTGGAAAATCCGCAAGGACACCTTCCCCGCCGTCGGCGCCGTGCGCCAGACCGGCACCACGGTGATCATCGAGGACGTGACCTTCCCCGTCGAGCAACTGGCCGAGGGCGTCAACCGCCTGATCCAGCTGTTCGACAAGCACCGCTACGACGAGGCGATCATTTTCGGCCACGCCCTGGAAGGCAACCTGCACTTCGTCTTCACCCAGGGCTTCAACAGCGCTGAAGAAGTCGCCCGCTACCAAGCCTTCATGGACGACGTGGCGCAACTGGTGGCGGTGGAGTTCGGTGGCTCGCTCAAGGCCGAGCACGGCACCGGGCGCAACATGGCGCCCTTCGTCGAGCTGGAATGGGGCAAGGACGCCTACCAGCTGATGTGGCAGCTCAAGCGCCTGCTCGACCCCAACGGCATCCTCAACCCCGACGTGGTGTTGAGCAGCGACCCGGACATCCACCTGAAAAACCTCAAGCCGCTGCCCGCTGCCGACGAGATCGTCGACAAGTGCATCGAGTGCGGCTTCTGCGAACCGGTGTGCCCGTCCAAAGGGCTGACCCTCAGCCCCCGCCAGCGCATCGTCATGTGGCGCGACATCCAGGCCAAGAAACGCGCCGGCGCGGACACCCGCGAACTGCTGCGCACCTACCAGTACCAAGGCCTCGACACCTGCGCCGCCACCGGCCTGTGCGCCCAGCGCTGCCCGGTGGGCATCAACACCGGCGAGCTGGTGAAGAAGCTGCGCGGCCAGGCCGCCGAGCATGGCAAGGCCGCCGACTGGCTGGCCGAGCATTTCCACACCACCCTGCGCGGCGCCCGCTTCACCCTGGCCGCCGCCAACGGCGCGCGCAAGCTGCTCGGCGCCCCACGCATGAGCCGCCTGAGTGCCAGCCTGAGCAAGGCCAGCAAAGGCCGCCTGCCGCAGTGGACCCCCGCCATGCCACAGCCGCTGCGCGCCATCGAATTCAGCGCACCGAGCCACGACGCCCGCCCCCGCGTGGTCTACCTGGCCGCCTGTGTTTCACGGGTGATGGGCCCCGCCTACGCCGACCGCGAGCAAAGCTCGCTGCTGGACAAGACCCGCGCCCTGCTCGAGAAAGCCGGTTACCAGGTGGTGTTCCCGGACAACGCCGACAGCCTGTGCTGCGGCCAGCCGTTCGCCTCCAAGGGCTACCCCGAGCAGGCCGAGCACAAGCGCCAGGAGCTGATCACCGCGCTGCTGCACGCCAGCCGCGGCGGCCTCGACCCGATCTACTGCGACACCAGCCCCTGCACCCTGCGCCTGGTGCAGGACCTGGGCGAAACCCGGCTGGACCTGTACGACCCGGTGCGCTTCATCCGCACCCACCTGGTCGACAAACTGGAGTTCACCCCCCAGGACGAGCCGGTGGCGGTGCACGTGACCTGCAGCACCCAGCACCTGGGCGAGAGCCAGGCGCTGATCGACCTGGCGCGGCGCTGCAGCAAGCAGGTGGTGATCCCCGAGGGCATTCACTGCTGTGGCTTTGCCGGGGACAAAGGCTTCACCACCCCGGAGCTTAACGCCCACTCGCTGCGCACGCTCAAGGACGCGGTGCAGTATTGCAGCGAAGGGATCTCCACCAGCCGCACCTGCGAGATCGGCTTGTCGAGCCATAGCGGCATCGACTATCACGGCCTCGTGTACCTGGTGGACCGCGTAACGCGGGCCCGCGCGATCTGA